From Candidatus Manganitrophus morganii, the proteins below share one genomic window:
- a CDS encoding flippase-like domain-containing protein has translation MKKSSSITALKSIISLVILYALFSKIDISSLWEKMRSVNPGIVLLGACIFIGVQCVSTYRWSIILEKDVDIPYRNLLSIYFIGMFFNNFLPTMIGGDAVKGYYLYKVTGKGGASLASIFMDRYSGFTALIFIVLAGLVAGYPLIKDTGLPIVLGVFVAGYFLLSLVLWVDAMHGWMLNLLKRTRLHRVAEKIDNFYNVLMSYKKFHKMLVKIFLYSMVVQIGVIIGYYVIARGLQIDIPLGYFFIFIPLTTTASMFPLSLSGLGVREGAFVLLFTMIGATQEEALSLSLLWFAIVVSVSILGGVEYIKAGGRKELRTS, from the coding sequence ATGAAGAAGAGCAGCTCCATAACGGCTTTGAAATCGATCATCAGCCTGGTGATTCTTTATGCCCTCTTTTCGAAGATAGACATCAGTTCGCTCTGGGAAAAAATGCGTTCGGTCAATCCGGGCATCGTTTTGCTTGGGGCCTGCATTTTTATCGGAGTGCAGTGCGTCTCGACTTACCGGTGGTCGATTATCTTGGAAAAAGATGTCGATATCCCTTATCGAAACCTTCTCTCCATCTATTTTATCGGAATGTTTTTCAATAACTTTCTTCCGACGATGATCGGCGGGGACGCGGTGAAGGGGTATTATCTCTACAAGGTGACCGGAAAGGGGGGGGCTTCCTTGGCCTCCATCTTTATGGATCGGTATTCCGGCTTTACGGCGCTGATATTTATCGTCCTGGCCGGGCTTGTTGCCGGCTATCCGCTGATTAAGGACACGGGGCTTCCGATCGTTTTGGGAGTTTTTGTGGCGGGATATTTCCTCCTCAGCCTTGTCCTCTGGGTCGACGCGATGCACGGCTGGATGCTGAATCTATTAAAAAGGACGCGATTACATCGTGTCGCGGAAAAGATAGATAATTTTTACAATGTTCTGATGAGCTATAAAAAATTCCACAAAATGCTGGTAAAGATCTTTCTCTATTCCATGGTCGTTCAGATCGGCGTGATCATCGGGTATTATGTGATTGCCAGAGGGCTTCAAATCGATATTCCTCTCGGTTACTTTTTTATATTCATCCCTCTCACCACCACCGCTTCGATGTTCCCCCTTTCCTTATCCGGCTTGGGTGTCCGGGAGGGGGCCTTCGTGCTGCTGTTTACGATGATCGGGGCGACACAAGAGGAGGCGCTGAGCCTCTCCCTCTTGTGGTTTGCAATCGTCGTTTCGGTCAGCATTCTCGGAGGCGTCGAATATATCAAAGCGGGCGGAAGAAAGGAGCTGCGGACCTCTTGA
- a CDS encoding glycosyltransferase family 39 protein, whose protein sequence is MDEVSQSDERIPMGADVQSFPRNQDSILTTIRIKAYNAIDYVRDDPSVKVLLAILFFGAVLRYYGLHNAENTDEYNEVFEALRVASGKFNTNRWHKKGFQNILAVEYGVYFIIGYLTNLFSSPMDFAAKIIRNMDPLFLIGRYTVATMGTISIALLYLIGKSLYNKTVGLIAAAFLTVNTLHVWTSHLVGTDVPLTFFFLLSFYFIVRFFQSGRLNDYAIAAFLGAVTINIKIIGGGIGIIFLMAHFFRCYQERKSIKGSIFSREIFYSTAAFTAGLLISNPAIIVAFKQWVMYFVWQYGIYTNVYDEVSYAVGGNAYYTYLMVLQKDFGLPLFLLTACGLFYAVYRRERWDYILLTFVIVIFLVLANSDFLIMDRYLMTLFPALFLLSGRLLDVTIKRFVSDQRLQATAIAVVCIVMVFYPFRNSAAYTVRLTEDNTSKVSKKWIEENIPAGSKILIDAGHTMITSGPRISQSREKLEAQMNVIRNLKEGETYDSPQVKIVDSYASIYFELLLQNMPEITYDITTTELGRDIESFDYYRENGFNYIIHNASLRSWLEDSAWREKYPKSAEFYENLDQQFSFVQSFEPTATRSGDTIRIYKVK, encoded by the coding sequence TTGGATGAAGTATCTCAAAGTGATGAGCGGATTCCGATGGGAGCCGACGTTCAGAGCTTCCCGAGGAATCAAGATTCGATTTTGACGACGATCAGGATAAAGGCTTACAACGCGATCGATTATGTCCGTGATGATCCATCTGTCAAAGTCCTTTTGGCGATTCTGTTCTTCGGCGCCGTTCTGAGGTATTACGGCTTGCATAATGCCGAGAATACGGATGAATATAATGAGGTGTTCGAAGCGCTCCGGGTCGCTTCGGGAAAATTTAACACGAACCGATGGCACAAAAAAGGATTTCAAAATATATTGGCGGTCGAATACGGCGTCTATTTCATCATCGGATATCTGACCAATCTCTTCAGCAGCCCGATGGATTTTGCGGCGAAGATCATCAGAAACATGGATCCGCTTTTTTTGATCGGCCGCTATACGGTGGCGACCATGGGGACGATATCAATCGCTCTTCTCTACCTCATCGGAAAATCGCTCTATAACAAAACGGTCGGACTCATCGCGGCCGCCTTTCTCACTGTCAACACCCTTCATGTCTGGACCTCCCATCTCGTGGGGACCGATGTTCCCCTGACTTTTTTCTTTCTTCTCTCTTTCTATTTCATCGTCCGGTTTTTCCAATCGGGGCGTCTGAACGATTACGCCATTGCCGCCTTTCTGGGGGCGGTCACCATCAACATCAAGATCATCGGCGGGGGGATCGGGATCATTTTTCTCATGGCCCACTTCTTCAGGTGTTATCAAGAGCGGAAATCGATAAAGGGCTCGATCTTTTCCAGAGAAATTTTTTATTCCACCGCCGCATTTACGGCCGGCCTCTTGATCAGCAATCCTGCGATTATTGTCGCCTTCAAGCAATGGGTGATGTATTTCGTTTGGCAATACGGGATCTATACGAACGTTTACGACGAAGTCTCCTACGCCGTGGGAGGAAATGCCTATTACACATATTTGATGGTCCTTCAAAAGGATTTCGGCCTTCCCCTTTTCCTATTGACTGCTTGTGGCCTTTTCTACGCGGTTTATCGGAGAGAGCGCTGGGATTATATTCTCCTGACTTTTGTGATTGTCATTTTCCTTGTTCTTGCGAATTCCGACTTTCTCATTATGGACCGCTACTTGATGACCCTCTTTCCCGCCTTATTTTTGCTCAGCGGGCGTCTGCTCGATGTGACGATCAAGCGGTTCGTATCCGATCAACGATTGCAAGCGACGGCGATCGCGGTTGTTTGCATCGTGATGGTGTTCTATCCCTTCCGCAATTCAGCGGCATATACGGTTCGTCTGACGGAGGACAACACGAGCAAGGTCTCGAAAAAGTGGATCGAAGAGAATATTCCGGCGGGCAGTAAGATCTTGATCGATGCGGGACATACGATGATCACATCGGGGCCTCGAATCAGTCAATCTCGCGAGAAGCTCGAAGCGCAGATGAATGTGATTCGAAACTTGAAAGAGGGGGAAACCTATGATTCTCCCCAGGTTAAAATTGTAGATTCCTATGCGTCAATCTATTTTGAGCTATTGCTTCAAAATATGCCTGAGATTACCTATGATATCACCACAACCGAGTTAGGACGCGATATCGAATCGTTCGATTACTACCGAGAAAATGGGTTTAACTATATCATTCACAACGCGAGCCTGAGGAGTTGGTTGGAAGACTCCGCCTGGAGAGAGAAATATCCAAAGTCGGCCGAATTCTATGAGAACCTGGACCAGCAATTTTCGTTCGTTCAGAGCTTCGAGCCGACCGCGACAAGAAGCGGGGATACCATTCGGATTTACAAGGTAAAGTAA
- a CDS encoding glycosyltransferase family 2 protein: MKEKVSIVIPIYNEEESIPHLYTAIKDVMEKLDREYEIILVDDGSRDKSFSILSEIQAKDKTVVVIGFRKNFGQTAAVAAGFNYAEGDVIITMDADLQNDPTDIPKLLEASKDYDVVSGWRKNRQDKFLSRKLPSKIANWIISKVTGVYLHDYGCTLKLYRKEIVKNVRLYGEMHRFIPAMANWVGASITEVETKHHARRFGKSKYGISRTIRVILDLITIKFLQGFSTRPIQAFGPAGLLSGALGFLMALYLTYEKLVVGKDIGGRPLLLLSILLIILGGQLIGMGLLGEMLARTYHESQSKPIFIVKKILGR, translated from the coding sequence ATGAAAGAAAAAGTGTCGATCGTTATTCCTATTTACAATGAAGAAGAGAGCATTCCCCATCTTTATACGGCGATCAAAGATGTGATGGAGAAATTGGACAGGGAGTACGAGATCATTTTAGTCGATGACGGGAGCAGGGATAAATCGTTTTCGATCTTGTCGGAGATACAAGCGAAGGACAAAACGGTGGTGGTGATCGGATTCAGAAAAAACTTCGGACAGACCGCCGCCGTGGCGGCCGGGTTTAATTATGCGGAAGGGGACGTCATCATTACGATGGATGCCGATCTCCAAAACGATCCGACCGACATTCCGAAACTGCTTGAAGCAAGCAAAGACTATGATGTCGTCAGCGGGTGGAGAAAGAACAGGCAGGACAAATTTCTCAGTCGAAAATTACCCTCCAAGATCGCCAACTGGATCATATCGAAGGTGACGGGGGTCTACCTGCACGATTACGGCTGCACATTAAAATTGTATCGAAAAGAGATTGTAAAGAATGTCAGGCTTTATGGAGAGATGCACCGGTTTATTCCGGCCATGGCCAACTGGGTCGGCGCCTCGATCACCGAAGTGGAAACAAAACACCATGCCAGGCGGTTCGGGAAGAGCAAATACGGCATATCGAGGACGATCCGGGTGATCTTGGACCTTATTACGATCAAGTTTCTCCAGGGGTTTTCCACCCGGCCGATACAGGCGTTCGGCCCCGCCGGATTGTTATCCGGAGCCCTCGGTTTTTTGATGGCCCTTTATTTGACGTATGAGAAACTTGTGGTCGGTAAAGACATCGGCGGAAGGCCGCTCCTTCTTCTCTCGATCCTGTTAATTATTCTGGGGGGGCAGCTGATCGGCATGGGGCTGTTGGGAGAAATGCTGGCGAGAACGTATCACGAATCACAGAGCAAACCGATCTTTATCGTAAAGAAAATACTCGGAAGATGA